The following are encoded together in the Eriocheir sinensis breed Jianghai 21 unplaced genomic scaffold, ASM2467909v1 Scaffold519, whole genome shotgun sequence genome:
- the LOC126992912 gene encoding proline-rich protein 36-like, with the protein MKQLVIVLACVWVTVSGLAVTHPKPPSLDLSAFDIKNLLDISLPAFVTQTLTTTVIETVSTDATEFTTCVSFTSTCATRRHLTQRTEITPSLHLTTTLANPITNTILENSHEASLSPTIPEVWVGSEAPALDSSLPAPPSVSHIPEETLAMDTELIGTTDTDIVGLLSPSATISASSTPPSAVFTHAPLPPSSSGLLLSSSSSSPILSEAIARTLLSPASSFSAAPPPLPTSFSASPLPPASFSSPSRLPPSAPSPASFSPSPLPPSAPSPASFSPSPLPPASFSPLLPSLPSPASPPSPPPSLPLAPRSLQALSPSPPSPPSYPLSPSPSPASLPSPTPPPASLPSPAPAAPPAKEEMPQDGDFIIPASAVTLETEGGQRVHRRCFEEGVQARLLTLITTTVTSTVITGTVTQGSPTLTVTYNCVQPVLDPPINTC; encoded by the exons ATGAAG CAGCTGGTCATAGTGTTGGCGTGTGTGTGGGTGACGGTGTCCGGCCTGGCTGTCACGCACCCCAAGCCGCCCTCGCTAGACCTCTCCGCCTTCGATATCAAGAACCTGCTAGATATAAGTCTGCCAGCCTTCGTGACCCAGACCCTCACCACgact gtCATTGAGACGGTATCCACAGACGCCACAGAGTTCACCACCTGCGTCAGCTTCACTTCGACATGCGCCACTCGAAGACATCTCACCCAGCGCACCGAaatcactccctcccttcaccttaccACAACCCTAGCCAACCCTATTACCAACACCATCCTTGAAAACTCACATGAAGCGTCGCTCTCCCCAACCATTCCTGAGGTGTGGGTGGGTTCCGAGGCGCCTGCTCTTGATTCCTCACTCCCTGCCCCACCCTCAGTGTCCCATATACCTGAGGAGACACTAGCCATGGACACTGAGTTAATAGGAACAACAGATACGGATATAGTTGGGCTGCTCTCTCCCTCTGCGACCATCAGTGCTTCTTCCACCCCTCCGAGTGCTGTCTTTACTCATGCAcctctgcctccttcttcttctggtcttcttctgtcttcctcctcctcctctccgataCTCAGTGAAGCTATTGCACGGACTCTTCTCTCacctgcttcttctttctctgctgctcctcctcctcttccaacttctttctctgcttctccccttcctccagcttccttctcctctccctctcgtcttcctccttcagccccatctccagcatccttctctccctctcctcttcctccttcagccccatctccagcatccttctctccctctcctcttcctccagcatccttctctcctctccttccttcactcccctccccagcctcccctccttctcctcctccttctctcccccttgctCCACGCTCCCTACaagctctctctccttcacctccatcccctccttcctatcctctctccccatctccttccccagcttccctcccttcccctacccctcccccagcctccctcccatccccagcCCCAGCAGCCCCCCCCGCTAAAGAGGAGATGCCCCAGGACGGAGACTTCATCATCCCTGCCTCGGCCGTCACCTT GGAGACAGAGGGCGGGCAGAGGGTCCACCGGCGCTGCtttgaggaag GAGTTCAAGCCCGCCTCCtgaccctcatcaccaccaccgtcacctccaccgtCATCACCGGCACCGTGACGCAGGGCAGCCCCACCCTCACCGTCACCTACAACTGTGTGCAGCCCGTCCTCGACCCGCCCATCAACACGTGTTAG
- the LOC126992913 gene encoding meiotic nuclear division protein 1 homolog, which produces MSRRKGLSHEEKRQKMMELFYERKDFFQLRELEKLGPKEKGVISQAVKDVVQSLVDDGMVDTEKIGTSVYFWAFPSKATNIRKRKLDDLTSRISDMDKRLKTSQSKVEQAKVGREEGEERSETLRRLKELEEKKESLGKEIQKYRDSDPEVLATMKESTKVAQAAVNRWTDNIFSIKSWCKNKFFIEEEVLNKQFDIPEDLDYI; this is translated from the exons atgtcGCGCCGGAAAGGTCTGAGCCATgaggagaagaggcagaagatGATGGAGCTGTTCTACGAGAGGAAAGACTTTTTCCAACTAAGG GAGTTGGAGAAGCTGGGCCCCAAGGAGAAGGGTGTCATATCCCAGGCCGTGAAGGATGTGGTGCAGTCCCTTGTAGATGATGGCATGGTGGACACAGAGAAGATAGGAACCTCCGTCTACTTCTGGGCATTCCCGag CAAAGCGACGAACATACGGAAACGCAAGCTGGACGACCTGACTTCCCGGATCAGTGACATGGACAAGAGGCTCAAGACTTCCCAGAGCAAAGTGGAGCAAGCAAAG GTGGggcgggaggagggtgaggagcgCAGCGAGACCCTGAGGCGTCTGAAGGagctggaggagaagaaggaaagcctGGGCAAGGAGATCCAGAAGTACAGGGACAGCGACCCGGAGGTGCTCGCCACCATGAAGGAGAGCACCAAg GTGGCCCAGGCTGCTGTGAACCGCTGGACGGACAACATTTTCTCCATCAAGAGTTGGTGCAAGAACAAGTTTTTCATCGAGGAGGAAGTCCTGAACAAACAGTTTGACATCCCCGAGGACCTGGACTACATCTAG
- the LOC126992917 gene encoding 60S ribosomal protein L35-like — MVKVKCSDLRNKKKDELLKQLEELKQELSGLRVAKVTGGAASKLSKIRVVRKSIARVMIVINQKTKENLRKFYKNKKFKPLDLRPKKTRSIRRGPTRRELQIMTCKESKRKWNFPMRKYAVKA, encoded by the exons ATG GTCAAGGTCAAGTGCAGTGACCTTCGCAACAAGAAGAAGGATGAGCTCCTCAAGCAGCTGGAGGAGCTCAAGCAGGAGCTGTCCGGCCTGCGCGTGGCCAAGGTGACCGGCGGAGCGGCCTCCAAGCTCTCCAAGAT CCGTGTTGTGCGCAAGTCCATCGCCCGCGTCATGATCGTCATCAACCAGAAGACTAAGGAGAACCTCAGGAAGTTCTACAAG AACAAGAAGTTCAAGCCCCTGGACCTGCGCCCCAAGAAGACCCGATCCATCCGCCGTGGCCCGACCCGCCGGGAGCTGCAGATCATGACCTGCAAGGAGTCCAAGAGGAAGTGGAACTTCCCCATGAGGAAATATGCTGTCAAGGCCTAA